A genome region from Arthrobacter agilis includes the following:
- a CDS encoding SpaH/EbpB family LPXTG-anchored major pilin, with amino-acid sequence MSIPIFRRVSAALGVLALSTAAAFVAVSPASAVTQPGNINPDIPRTLTIHKFALGPENGQQIGTGQEVTVPGTPLAGATFTAAQVQGVDLTTPGGWTTVSSLTPATAASRVNTAGTYTATTGSDGVARFNDGASLPLGLYLVTETKLPTGATNPAAPFLVTLPFPTGSDGAPANQWIYDVHAYPKNAVTDLTKTRVPAPANSVEARNPDLVRWAITQSVPTLAGGTSLDTFTLTDSLPTDLEYLANGPDGVAPTAVQVVNAAGVTQGFTAGTDYTLVYDATARNLTADFTPAGRTRLASFPGGKVTLTVLSRAVTIPASGFIVNTATGVVNGSSTTVEGRTPIGQLTVAAFQNNGRNPLAGAVYQVFLNENDANNSQNPVFIDGVQNWTTGANGQVAIPIITPGNYYVRELTPPAGFLLPRPSQAPVRVVPGPSSTVAPVQNYVEFLHDQVPAFALPLTGGDGALWFTVGGTGLIVIALGTGVIAARRRATSALASA; translated from the coding sequence GTGTCCATCCCCATTTTCCGGCGGGTCTCGGCCGCCCTCGGCGTGCTGGCGCTGAGCACGGCGGCAGCCTTCGTCGCCGTCTCGCCGGCGTCGGCCGTCACCCAACCGGGCAATATCAACCCCGATATCCCCCGCACCCTGACCATCCACAAGTTCGCGCTGGGCCCCGAGAACGGGCAGCAGATCGGCACCGGCCAGGAGGTCACGGTTCCGGGTACGCCGCTCGCAGGAGCGACCTTCACGGCGGCCCAGGTTCAGGGTGTCGACCTCACCACGCCGGGAGGCTGGACCACCGTGTCCAGCCTGACCCCTGCTACGGCTGCCAGCCGTGTCAACACTGCCGGTACCTACACGGCAACCACCGGCAGCGACGGTGTGGCGCGGTTCAACGACGGCGCCAGTCTCCCTCTGGGTCTGTATCTCGTGACCGAGACCAAGCTGCCGACCGGGGCGACCAACCCGGCCGCGCCGTTCCTCGTCACGCTGCCGTTCCCGACCGGTTCGGACGGCGCTCCGGCGAACCAGTGGATCTACGACGTGCACGCCTACCCGAAGAACGCCGTCACCGATCTTACGAAGACCCGCGTGCCGGCTCCGGCCAACTCGGTCGAGGCCCGCAATCCCGACCTGGTCCGCTGGGCGATCACCCAGAGCGTGCCGACGCTCGCGGGTGGCACCTCCCTCGACACGTTCACACTCACCGACTCGCTGCCCACGGACCTCGAGTACCTCGCGAACGGCCCGGACGGCGTCGCCCCGACGGCCGTGCAGGTCGTCAACGCGGCCGGCGTCACCCAGGGCTTCACCGCCGGCACGGACTACACACTCGTGTACGACGCGACCGCGCGTAATCTCACCGCTGACTTCACCCCTGCCGGCCGTACCCGACTGGCGTCATTCCCGGGTGGAAAGGTGACGCTCACCGTGCTGAGCCGTGCAGTGACGATCCCCGCCAGCGGCTTCATCGTCAACACGGCGACGGGCGTCGTGAACGGCAGCTCCACGACGGTCGAGGGCAGGACCCCGATCGGCCAGCTCACCGTGGCCGCCTTCCAGAACAACGGACGGAACCCGCTCGCCGGTGCCGTGTACCAGGTGTTCCTCAACGAGAACGACGCCAATAACAGCCAGAACCCCGTCTTCATCGACGGCGTCCAGAACTGGACGACCGGGGCGAACGGACAGGTCGCAATCCCGATCATCACGCCCGGCAACTACTACGTGCGTGAACTCACCCCTCCGGCCGGATTCCTGCTGCCGCGGCCGAGCCAGGCGCCGGTCCGGGTCGTGCCCGGTCCGAGCTCCACCGTCGCGCCGGTCCAGAACTACGTCGAGTTCCTGCATGACCAGGTTCCGGCCTTCGCGCTCCCGCTCACCGGTGGTGACGGCGCCCTGTGGTTCACCGTCGGCGGTACGGGGCTCATCGTGATCGCCCTCGGGACCGGCGTCATCGCTGCGCGCCGTCGTGCCACGTCGGCACTCGCAAGCGCGTAA
- a CDS encoding Ig-like domain-containing protein yields MTDNGTGYTQVFTQANTDNITGTWGLTGATAQSSTPTSSLPARGSSATTFTPALPSGTVVAQIDTGPPANCTATTTTRYCSGSGTITVNFSKPVNNPVFHIAGLGGGITNGTTGAFVTSYSAYGTLSSVPSGATLGTPASGSTSLEVVNGNQFRTSVNQPGVTCDAPIPAGCGSMVVNGTGLTQISFAMGLKVFGGTATLTATNVDAYNAFVTLQDQPVPVAAPDTNTTKRNTPVTTSILTNDAPSAGKALVPGSVVLSAPGIAGATVSTDGKTLTVQGQGVYSVITTGAAIGQVVFTPVATFVGTATPINYRVSDSDNSTATSTLTVTVTADPPGPVADTPTTSQGVPVTFDPTVNDNGVDSPINKASVRLLDPATGQFGTTLTIAGEGTYTVSAAGDVTFTPVPAFSGTARPVTYRVANQSGATATSTITPTVTLGVTITVRKNLPTRTAANDQFTLSLRTGTTVLASVTTSGTATGIQETQIRRAFVQPGSTYTISEAQTTGAGLGYSNAYECTRAGTVIASGSGAAGTITMPNEAGTDVTCTFTNTAQTARLFCDTNHFYSITTAGALEQGDIVSGGLAPVGTWPGVAGANALGIGSGGNVAYAIDQSADRSDVTSILKWTPGGGFATLTNTSYLTVAGGVEIAGDIVAGAVDPKSGRFLFGKFVNQRFHIWSFTDTLNAPSFAYVGSFPTGTAPNGNGDMAFDADGNLSVIGAATVSSATNAAIYTVTAKALADGGDLVMSTSTVKQLSGTDGTFTDFRGVAFSPRGTVYLADATSAYEFDATTWSRVSGTPRIPIPSTSTSFDLASCSSPATITVQKNVVGRQSTNDQFTLTVAVGSPSTAVATATTSGAANGPQAAQIGPFPVPIGTAVTINEAMAGTSASPITAYTTIYECYSDGVRLSTGTTATGTVTIPNRLSAAVNCTYFNSPAPVSSVQITKTIQEFSGLPRPGVGWTVGTTATAGTTGSATALPSQALTQPALTQQTNAEGRASWTVLYGSTTSRATIVVSEVQQTGFAFVSGSCRITLNGISRTVTITQIGSTIGANLTDVAPSSTVECQFVNRPTSSLTLVKQVAFGSAQPTDWTLSATGPNGALPGPSGRSGSAAASGIAVTPGAAYRLSETGGPLTYVQTGAWQCRTGTGAAVDVTAAGEVTPIAGATITCTVTNSTASITLLKQVQNPRAGFRAPDWRVTATPAALAGGVLPTESRLGAEYVASGNPANTFFVRPGHGYTLSEAATDPTRPLAYQELRLEQLTGSTWTLVPSRTISAPAAGQTAVYRFVNAPVEPTRLPLTGGTSTDAYYIGGGLLLILALALLVWHGRRRMRGAFR; encoded by the coding sequence GTGACGGACAACGGCACCGGGTACACGCAGGTGTTCACGCAAGCGAACACGGACAACATCACGGGGACCTGGGGACTCACGGGCGCGACCGCGCAGTCATCCACGCCGACGTCGTCACTGCCCGCACGCGGTTCGTCCGCAACCACATTCACACCGGCCCTGCCCAGCGGTACGGTGGTCGCGCAGATCGATACCGGGCCGCCCGCGAACTGCACGGCGACCACGACCACCCGGTATTGCTCGGGCTCCGGCACTATCACGGTGAACTTCAGCAAACCCGTCAACAACCCCGTATTCCACATCGCCGGACTCGGCGGCGGCATCACCAATGGCACCACGGGTGCTTTCGTCACCAGCTACTCGGCCTACGGCACGCTCAGCTCTGTGCCTTCCGGTGCAACCCTCGGCACTCCGGCCTCAGGTTCCACTAGCCTCGAGGTCGTCAATGGCAACCAGTTCCGCACCAGTGTCAACCAACCCGGCGTCACCTGTGATGCTCCGATCCCTGCGGGCTGCGGCAGCATGGTCGTCAACGGCACGGGACTGACGCAGATCTCCTTTGCGATGGGACTCAAGGTCTTCGGCGGCACCGCGACGCTCACTGCAACCAATGTGGACGCGTACAACGCCTTCGTCACGCTACAGGATCAGCCCGTTCCCGTCGCCGCCCCGGACACCAACACCACCAAGCGCAACACCCCGGTGACCACGTCGATCCTGACCAATGATGCACCCAGCGCCGGCAAGGCCCTCGTTCCCGGCTCCGTGGTCCTCTCCGCCCCTGGCATTGCCGGAGCTACCGTCAGCACCGACGGTAAGACACTGACCGTGCAGGGACAGGGTGTTTATTCGGTCATCACAACCGGCGCTGCGATCGGCCAGGTCGTCTTCACCCCCGTAGCAACTTTCGTCGGCACCGCGACGCCCATCAACTACCGCGTCTCGGACTCCGACAACTCCACCGCGACGTCCACCCTCACGGTCACCGTCACCGCCGACCCGCCCGGCCCTGTTGCCGACACCCCCACGACCAGTCAGGGCGTGCCGGTCACGTTCGACCCCACGGTCAACGACAACGGAGTCGACTCGCCCATCAACAAGGCCTCCGTCCGCCTCCTCGATCCCGCGACCGGCCAGTTCGGTACCACCCTCACCATCGCGGGCGAGGGCACCTACACCGTCAGCGCCGCCGGTGACGTCACTTTCACCCCCGTTCCCGCCTTCTCAGGGACGGCCCGCCCGGTGACCTACCGCGTCGCCAACCAGTCCGGTGCCACCGCGACGTCCACCATCACGCCGACGGTCACCCTCGGAGTGACCATCACAGTCCGCAAGAACCTGCCGACGCGAACGGCGGCGAACGACCAGTTCACCCTGTCGCTGCGAACGGGAACGACCGTGCTCGCGTCGGTCACGACGTCCGGCACCGCCACCGGCATCCAAGAGACGCAGATCCGCCGCGCATTCGTGCAGCCCGGTTCGACGTACACGATCTCCGAGGCACAGACCACCGGCGCGGGCCTCGGCTACTCCAACGCCTACGAGTGCACCCGTGCCGGCACCGTGATCGCGTCCGGGTCAGGGGCAGCAGGCACCATCACCATGCCCAACGAGGCAGGGACCGACGTCACCTGTACCTTCACGAACACCGCCCAGACTGCGCGCCTCTTCTGCGACACGAACCACTTCTACTCCATAACGACCGCCGGTGCCCTGGAACAGGGCGACATCGTGTCGGGGGGTCTTGCCCCGGTCGGCACCTGGCCGGGAGTTGCAGGGGCCAACGCCCTCGGTATCGGCTCGGGCGGGAACGTCGCCTACGCGATCGACCAATCGGCCGATCGAAGCGACGTGACGTCGATTCTCAAGTGGACTCCGGGTGGGGGGTTCGCGACGCTGACGAACACCTCGTACCTGACCGTGGCCGGCGGGGTCGAGATCGCCGGTGACATCGTTGCCGGCGCTGTGGACCCGAAGAGCGGCCGCTTTCTCTTCGGCAAGTTCGTCAACCAGCGGTTCCATATCTGGAGCTTCACCGACACCTTGAACGCCCCCAGCTTTGCTTATGTGGGTTCGTTTCCCACCGGCACCGCGCCGAACGGGAACGGAGACATGGCGTTCGACGCTGACGGCAACCTGTCCGTGATCGGCGCGGCTACGGTCAGCTCCGCAACCAATGCAGCGATCTACACGGTCACCGCCAAGGCCCTGGCCGACGGCGGCGATCTCGTGATGAGTACGTCGACGGTCAAGCAATTGAGCGGCACGGACGGCACCTTCACCGATTTCAGAGGTGTCGCGTTCTCACCGCGTGGCACCGTCTATCTGGCCGATGCGACCAGTGCCTACGAGTTCGACGCCACGACATGGAGTCGCGTGAGTGGCACACCGCGCATTCCGATCCCTTCCACGTCCACTTCTTTCGACCTCGCGAGCTGCTCGTCGCCCGCGACGATCACAGTGCAGAAGAACGTGGTGGGGCGCCAGAGCACGAACGACCAGTTCACGCTGACGGTAGCGGTAGGATCTCCGTCGACGGCGGTCGCCACGGCAACGACGAGCGGCGCGGCCAACGGCCCGCAGGCTGCGCAGATCGGGCCCTTCCCCGTCCCGATCGGCACCGCGGTCACGATCAACGAAGCCATGGCCGGCACCTCGGCCTCCCCCATCACGGCGTACACCACGATCTACGAGTGCTACTCCGACGGCGTGCGGCTGAGCACCGGCACCACCGCGACCGGCACCGTCACGATACCGAACAGGCTCAGCGCAGCCGTGAACTGCACGTACTTCAACTCTCCGGCTCCGGTCTCGAGTGTGCAGATCACGAAAACCATTCAGGAGTTCTCCGGCCTCCCTCGCCCCGGTGTCGGATGGACCGTTGGCACGACGGCGACTGCGGGCACCACGGGCAGTGCGACCGCCCTGCCCAGCCAGGCCCTGACACAGCCGGCGCTGACACAGCAGACGAATGCCGAGGGTAGGGCGAGCTGGACGGTGCTGTACGGCTCGACGACGTCCCGGGCAACGATCGTCGTCTCCGAGGTCCAACAGACGGGTTTCGCGTTCGTCAGCGGCTCGTGCCGCATCACGCTGAACGGCATATCCCGCACGGTCACCATCACTCAAATCGGGTCGACCATCGGTGCCAACCTCACGGACGTCGCACCCTCCTCGACAGTCGAGTGCCAGTTCGTCAACCGGCCCACGTCATCCCTCACGCTCGTCAAGCAGGTGGCCTTCGGGTCTGCGCAGCCGACCGACTGGACCTTGAGCGCGACCGGCCCCAACGGGGCCCTGCCTGGACCGTCCGGGCGGTCGGGCAGCGCAGCAGCCTCGGGAATCGCTGTCACACCCGGTGCTGCCTACCGCCTGAGCGAAACCGGAGGTCCGCTCACCTATGTGCAGACCGGGGCGTGGCAGTGCCGCACAGGAACCGGGGCAGCTGTCGACGTCACGGCTGCAGGGGAAGTCACCCCGATCGCGGGGGCCACGATCACCTGTACGGTGACGAACTCGACAGCGTCCATCACGCTGCTCAAGCAGGTCCAGAACCCACGGGCGGGCTTCCGAGCCCCGGACTGGAGGGTCACCGCGACACCGGCCGCACTGGCAGGCGGAGTCCTGCCGACGGAAAGCCGGCTCGGCGCCGAGTACGTCGCCTCGGGCAACCCGGCGAACACCTTCTTCGTGAGACCGGGCCACGGCTACACGCTGTCCGAGGCGGCCACGGATCCTACGCGGCCCCTCGCGTACCAGGAACTTCGTCTCGAACAGCTGACAGGGTCGACGTGGACCCTGGTGCCGTCACGAACCATTTCCGCTCCTGCGGCGGGCCAGACGGCGGTCTACCGCTTCGTCAACGCCCCCGTGGAGCCCACCAGACTGCCGCTCACCGGCGGCACGAGCACCGACGCGTACTACATCGGAGGGGGATTGCTGCTCATCCTGGCGCTCGCCCTCCTCGTGTGGCACGGGCGTCGACGAATGCGAGGCGCCTTCCGGTGA
- a CDS encoding class C sortase — translation MLPLLIAIAVVAGAALLLYPAAAGWFSSVEQSREIDKLTEGIHDLGADTLRERLAEAREYNQAMNGGGAAVAANERLPLANEPGSEDEQQYLSMLRGDSQGLMARIRIPSIKLDLPIYHGTSNAVLERGVGHLEGTALPVGGPSTHSVLTGHRGLATSELFTNLDKVTVGETFTIEVFGEILAYRVAETLVVEPEDTESLLVQPGKDLITLVTCTPLGINSHRILVTGERVIPTPQADIDAAGDAPDVPGFPWWMVTAGGVILGAGAYVWVSGRPPRAVRLQNAQERQALTLDQLVDRAR, via the coding sequence GTGCTGCCCTTGCTGATCGCGATCGCGGTCGTCGCCGGAGCGGCACTCCTCCTCTACCCGGCCGCGGCCGGGTGGTTCAGCTCGGTCGAGCAGTCGCGCGAGATCGACAAGCTCACCGAGGGAATCCACGATCTCGGCGCCGACACCCTGCGCGAGAGGCTCGCCGAAGCACGCGAGTACAACCAGGCGATGAACGGGGGCGGGGCGGCCGTCGCGGCGAACGAACGGCTCCCGCTCGCCAACGAACCGGGTTCCGAGGACGAGCAGCAGTACCTCTCGATGCTCCGGGGAGATTCCCAGGGACTGATGGCGCGAATCAGGATTCCCTCGATCAAACTCGACCTGCCGATCTACCACGGCACGAGCAACGCCGTCCTGGAACGTGGAGTCGGCCACCTCGAAGGCACTGCGCTCCCCGTCGGCGGGCCGTCGACCCACTCCGTGCTCACCGGCCATAGGGGCCTCGCGACCTCGGAGCTCTTCACCAACCTCGACAAGGTCACGGTCGGCGAGACTTTCACCATCGAGGTCTTCGGCGAGATCCTCGCCTACCGTGTCGCCGAGACCCTCGTCGTAGAGCCCGAGGACACCGAGAGCCTCCTCGTGCAGCCGGGCAAGGATCTGATCACCCTCGTCACCTGCACTCCCCTCGGGATCAACAGCCACCGCATCCTGGTCACGGGGGAGCGTGTGATCCCCACCCCCCAGGCCGACATCGACGCGGCGGGCGACGCCCCCGACGTGCCCGGCTTCCCATGGTGGATGGTCACCGCCGGCGGCGTGATCCTGGGCGCGGGCGCCTATGTGTGGGTCTCAGGACGGCCGCCGCGGGCCGTGCGGCTGCAGAATGCGCAGGAGCGTCAGGCACTGACCCTGGACCAGCTGGTCGACCGAGCACGATGA
- a CDS encoding SDR family NAD(P)-dependent oxidoreductase, producing the protein MDSRGAVALVTGGASGLGLATARRLFDDGASVVLVDLPQSAGADAAADLDPSGARVRFVAADVADPAQVQAAVSAASELGALRIVVNCAGIATPGKVLGRNGVLPLEEFARVINVNLVGTFNVIRLAAEAMAATPPVTGLGGSDERGVIINTASVAAFDGQIGQPAYSASKGGVAAMTLPIARELARSLIRVVTIAPGIFETPMMAGLPQEAQDSLGAQVPHPSRLGKPVEYAALAAHIVENQMLNGETIRLDGAIRMAPK; encoded by the coding sequence ATGGATAGCAGGGGAGCGGTAGCGCTCGTGACAGGCGGTGCCTCGGGACTCGGACTCGCTACCGCCCGGAGGCTGTTCGACGACGGGGCCTCGGTGGTGCTCGTCGATCTCCCGCAGTCCGCCGGTGCGGATGCCGCGGCCGACCTCGACCCCTCCGGCGCCCGCGTGCGGTTCGTCGCCGCCGACGTCGCCGATCCGGCCCAGGTGCAGGCTGCGGTCTCTGCCGCCTCGGAGCTCGGCGCGCTGCGGATCGTCGTCAACTGCGCCGGTATCGCCACGCCGGGCAAGGTCCTCGGACGGAACGGCGTCCTGCCCCTCGAGGAGTTCGCCCGCGTCATCAACGTGAACCTGGTGGGTACGTTCAACGTCATCCGGCTCGCCGCGGAGGCCATGGCCGCCACCCCTCCGGTGACCGGCCTCGGCGGTTCCGACGAGCGCGGCGTCATCATCAACACCGCGTCCGTCGCCGCCTTCGACGGGCAGATCGGGCAGCCGGCCTACTCGGCCTCCAAGGGCGGCGTCGCCGCCATGACCCTCCCCATCGCCCGCGAGCTCGCCCGGTCCCTGATCCGCGTGGTCACGATCGCCCCGGGGATCTTCGAGACGCCCATGATGGCCGGCCTGCCGCAGGAGGCCCAGGACTCCCTCGGCGCCCAGGTCCCGCACCCCTCACGTCTCGGCAAGCCCGTCGAGTACGCGGCGCTCGCCGCGCACATCGTCGAGAACCAGATGCTCAACGGCGAGACGATCCGCCTCGACGGCGCCATCCGCATGGCGCCGAAGTAG
- a CDS encoding glycoside hydrolase family 76 protein produces MPIPDDAASLAASSVRRLYARRSLRVPGTRLGAIAFPPPTDPRSHWHYWWQAHYLDCLLDEHLRDPLGDGLGEARKLARGIWLRNGGRWRNAYYDDMAWLALALQRLGAVEGRRRLRRRARVLGGALASAHTPDLGGGVYWNTTRDYKNTPSTAPAALFFARAGDTARAQELLDWLRSRLYDPVTGLYLDGVKADGSAEGTVERTVHTYNQGTVLGALVATGGGANLGHAARLVEAVAGHLAGDDGVLPLSGGGDAGLFTGILARYLASTVRAPGMDPQAAATARGLLGATAERLWADRTEVGGPQGRSGQAGTPALLFPPRQDGPVSLSSQLQAWMVLEAERACRHRIVRH; encoded by the coding sequence ATGCCCATCCCTGACGACGCCGCCTCCCTCGCCGCCAGCAGCGTCCGGCGTCTCTACGCCCGCCGGAGCCTGCGTGTCCCCGGGACGAGACTCGGCGCCATCGCCTTCCCGCCCCCGACCGACCCGAGGAGCCACTGGCACTACTGGTGGCAGGCGCACTACCTCGACTGCCTCCTGGACGAGCATCTGCGCGATCCCCTCGGTGATGGCCTGGGCGAGGCGCGGAAACTGGCCCGCGGCATCTGGCTGCGCAACGGCGGCCGGTGGCGCAACGCCTACTACGACGACATGGCCTGGCTGGCCCTGGCCCTCCAGCGCCTCGGCGCGGTGGAGGGACGACGGCGGCTCAGGCGCCGTGCGCGCGTCCTCGGAGGAGCCCTGGCATCCGCGCACACACCGGACCTGGGCGGTGGTGTCTACTGGAACACCACCCGCGACTACAAGAACACCCCCAGCACCGCGCCCGCCGCACTCTTCTTCGCCCGGGCCGGGGACACCGCCCGGGCCCAGGAGCTGCTGGACTGGCTCCGGTCGCGTCTGTACGACCCCGTCACGGGCCTGTACCTCGACGGCGTGAAAGCCGACGGGAGCGCCGAGGGGACCGTGGAGCGCACCGTGCACACCTACAACCAGGGCACCGTACTCGGCGCGCTCGTGGCGACGGGCGGCGGGGCGAATCTCGGGCACGCCGCGCGCCTCGTCGAAGCGGTCGCGGGACACCTGGCCGGCGACGACGGCGTCCTGCCGCTCTCCGGGGGCGGTGATGCCGGGCTGTTCACCGGCATCCTCGCGCGCTACCTCGCGTCCACCGTCCGTGCTCCGGGGATGGACCCACAGGCTGCAGCGACGGCACGGGGCCTCCTCGGAGCCACGGCGGAGCGCCTCTGGGCGGACCGCACGGAGGTCGGCGGTCCCCAGGGTCGTTCCGGGCAGGCGGGCACCCCGGCGCTCCTGTTCCCGCCGCGGCAGGACGGACCCGTCAGCCTCTCCTCCCAGCTCCAGGCGTGGATGGTCCTGGAAGCGGAAAGGGCGTGCCGGCACCGGATCGTCCGGCACTGA
- a CDS encoding acyl-CoA dehydrogenase family protein, giving the protein MESQLPTADFLGFESLLSTHEREKLQDVRDFLAKEVSPRAVEWWNRAEFPHELLPKLAGLNLSTPVQQGYSHLFSGMVIAELTRADTSIATFFMVHHDLFVEALHTFGSEEQKARLLQDAMDLRITGAFALTEPLHGSDVAGGMATTATRDGDTWVINGAKRWIGNGTFCDYMLLWARDTATGGVRGFILDATLPGVTRTAIGNKTALRTVQNADILLTDVRVPEADRFAGIESFDDTRQLLLGSRILVGWQAVGQQLAAFDVARQYAVERRQFGRPIAGFQLVQDQLVTMMGNTTASLAVMARVAQLQEQGVSDMPQAAFAKSFTTARMRETVALGRGILGGNGIVTDFCMAKIFADAEAVYTYEGSYEINSLIVGRALTGISAFA; this is encoded by the coding sequence ATGGAGAGCCAACTGCCCACCGCCGATTTCCTCGGCTTCGAATCCCTCCTCTCCACCCACGAGCGGGAGAAACTCCAGGACGTCCGGGACTTCCTCGCGAAGGAGGTCTCTCCGCGTGCCGTCGAATGGTGGAACCGCGCCGAGTTCCCCCACGAGCTGCTGCCGAAACTCGCCGGGCTGAACCTCAGCACCCCCGTGCAGCAGGGCTACAGCCACCTGTTCAGCGGCATGGTGATCGCCGAGCTGACCCGGGCCGACACCTCGATCGCGACGTTCTTCATGGTCCACCACGACCTCTTCGTCGAGGCCCTCCACACCTTCGGCAGCGAGGAGCAGAAGGCACGACTGCTGCAGGACGCCATGGACCTGCGGATCACCGGGGCCTTCGCGCTCACGGAGCCGCTGCACGGGTCCGACGTCGCCGGCGGCATGGCCACCACCGCCACGCGGGACGGCGACACCTGGGTCATCAACGGCGCGAAGCGGTGGATCGGCAACGGGACCTTCTGCGACTACATGCTCCTCTGGGCGCGGGACACGGCGACCGGGGGAGTGCGCGGCTTCATCCTCGACGCGACACTGCCCGGCGTGACCCGCACCGCCATCGGGAACAAGACGGCGCTGCGGACGGTGCAGAACGCCGACATCCTCCTCACGGATGTGCGCGTCCCGGAGGCCGACCGCTTCGCCGGGATCGAGTCCTTCGACGACACCCGGCAGCTCCTGCTCGGCTCCCGCATCCTCGTGGGCTGGCAGGCCGTCGGCCAGCAGCTGGCCGCGTTCGACGTCGCCCGCCAGTACGCCGTGGAGCGCCGGCAGTTCGGCCGGCCGATCGCCGGCTTCCAGCTCGTCCAGGACCAGCTCGTCACCATGATGGGCAACACGACGGCGAGCCTCGCGGTGATGGCGCGGGTCGCCCAGCTGCAGGAGCAGGGCGTGTCCGACATGCCCCAGGCCGCGTTCGCGAAGTCCTTCACCACCGCACGCATGCGGGAAACCGTGGCCCTCGGGCGGGGCATCCTCGGCGGGAACGGGATCGTGACGGACTTCTGCATGGCGAAGATCTTCGCCGACGCGGAGGCGGTCTACACCTACGAGGGGTCCTACGAGATCAACAGCCTCATCGTGGGCCGGGCGCTGACCGGCATCTCCGCGTTCGCCTGA